The following are encoded together in the Drosophila takahashii strain IR98-3 E-12201 chromosome X, DtakHiC1v2, whole genome shotgun sequence genome:
- the LOC108060293 gene encoding protein phosphatase PTC7 homolog — MDVDYTLGIVGSRRRIQRTLISCCEHLLEMALIFTYESAQFLRRLWLGSGGQESTQESSSGDGFEWNRPYLKRSVAPRSRNSGGEGDYIRGEDTKIISQLPRLVSVACGFAKDQAVYPQYNRGKFGEDAWFITSTPHAHIMGVADGVGGWRSYGVDPGEFSSFLMRSCERLSRSPDFLPQRPDLLLASGYRDLLGQKCPIVGSCTACILSLNRRNSTLYTANIGDSGFLVVRSGAVVCRSREQQHHFNTPYQLSSPPPGHELNVLSDGPESADSQHFPVQPGDVILLATDGVYDNVPESFLIEILSEMAGISEAVRLQMAANAVALMARTLSQNPNHDSPFSQNARRLNIEASGGKPDDITVLLASVV, encoded by the coding sequence ATGGATGTAGACTACACTCTGGGTATCGTTGGCTCTCGTCGAAGGATCCAGCGAACGCTGATCAGCTGCTGCGAGCATCTGCTCGAAATGGCCCTGATTTTCACCTACGAAAGTGCTCAATTCCTGCGCCGTTTGTGGCTGGGAAGCGGTGGTCAAGAAAGCACGCAAGAATCTTCTTCTGGCGATGGCTTCGAATGGAATCGACCATATCTCAAGAGATCCGTAGCCCCGAGATCTCGGAATTCAGGTGGCGAAGGGGATTATATAAGGGGAGAGGATACAAAAATCATCTCCCAACTTCCTCGACTTGTGAGCGTTGCCTGCGGCTTTGCCAAGGATCAGGCCGTTTATCCTCAATACAATCGTGGGAAATTCGGTGAGGATGCCTGGTTCATCACCTCCACTCCACACGCCCACATAATGGGCGTGGCCGACGGGGTGGGCGGCTGGCGGAGCTATGGCGTCGATCCCGGTGAGTTCAGCTCCTTCCTCATGCGATCCTGCGAGCGTTTGTCGCGATCTCCCGACTTTCTTCCCCAAAGACCCGATTTGCTGCTGGCCAGCGGCTATCGCGATCTTTTGGGCCAGAAATGCCCCATCGTGGGCAGCTGTACCGCCTGCATTCTGTCGCTGAATCGAAGGAATAGCACTCTGTATACCGCCAATATCGGCGACAGTGGCTTCCTGGTGGTGCGTTCCGGTGCGGTGGTCTGTCGATCGCGGGAACAGCAGCATCACTTCAACACGCCCTATCAATTGTCCTCGCCGCCGCCGGGTCATGAGCTCAACGTCCTGTCCGATGGCCCGGAATCGGCGGACAGCCAGCACTTTCCCGTCCAACCGGGCGACGTCATCCTGCTGGCCACCGATGGGGTGTACGATAATGTGCCGGAAAGTTTTCTTATAGAGATCCTCAGCGAAATGGCGGGCATTTCGGAGGCCGTGCGGCTGCAGATGGCCGCCAATGCGGTGGCCCTGATGGCCCGAACCCTCAGCCAGAATCCGAATCACGACTCGCCTTTCAGTCAGAATGCCCGGAGGCTCAATATCGAGGCGTCGGGCGGAAAGCCGGATGATATTACTGTCCTTCTGGCCTCGGTTGTCTAG
- the LOC108060304 gene encoding uncharacterized protein — protein sequence MQTSKFSQTVSNSLRLMGLGVAVGVAACGLAALRLPNASGRIGQLWKSAFGNIGTRRFYSGGFQERMTPREASQILGTSLSAPWSRIREAHRRVILANHPDRNGSPYLAAKINEAKHVLLERKNRSR from the exons ATGCAGACTAGTAAATTCTCGCAGACCGTTAGTAACTCGCTGCGTTTGATGGGACTGGGCGtggcagtgggcgtggccgcctGCGGATTGGCCGCCCTCAGATTGCCCAACGCCTCCGGCCGGATTGGTCAGCTGTGGAAATCGGCCTTCGGAAATATCGGCACCAGGCGCTTTTACAGCGGCGGCTTTCAG GAGCGGATGACGCCTCGGGAGGCGTCACAAATTCTGGGCACTAGCCTGAGCGCCCCGTGGAGTCGAATTCGGGAGGCCCACCGCCGGGTGATCCTGGCCAATCATCCGGATCGCAACGGCTCACCATATCTGGCGGCCAAGATCAACGAGGCAAAGCATGTACTTTTAGAAAGAAAGAATCGATCCAGATAG
- the LOC108060297 gene encoding uncharacterized protein, translating into MVFLLKLLALLAVGAISVQMTLALEFMDEGSFGNDEAHHLDEESSAEVPGILTGYTRDTIAHFNPRKADAGFRQLWERVPLQKGDVIKRR; encoded by the exons ATGGTTTTTCTCCTCAAACTATTGGCCCTTTTGGCAGTGGGCGCCATTTCTGTACAAATG ACCCTGGCCCTGGAGTTCATGGACGAGGGATCTTTTGGAAACGATGAGGCCCACCATTTGGATGAGGAGTCTTCGGCTGAGGTGCCTGGAATTTTAACTGGTTATACCAGGGATACAATTGCTCACTTTAATCCCCGAAAAGCAGATGCAGGATTTCGACAATTATGGGAACGTGTTCCGCTGCAAAAAGGGGATGTCATTAAGCGGAGATAG
- the LOC108060303 gene encoding uncharacterized protein: MKITFAILGFFVALFCSPMNASSATNCTIQVIYNQSKFFCDYFKPLNVNFCTGFTTSISNQNIEAFLATQEKIFCSLPFIPFIGYICDVCNFSTIFSQNENITIATGNSTTGSTRILGVPTLIAGGPA; this comes from the exons ATGAAGATTACCTTTGCAATTCTAGGATTTTTCGTGGCTCTTTTCTGCAGCCCGATGAATGCTTCGAGTGCAACGAAT TGTACCATCCAAGTGATATATAACCAATCCAAATTCTTTTGTGATTACTTCAAACCCCTTAATGTGAATTTCTGCACCGGCTTTACTACC agtaTCAGCAACCAAAACATTGAAGCATTCCTGGCAAcgcaagaaaaaatattctgtTCTCTTCCGTTCATTCCGTTCATTGGCTATATCTGCGATGTATGCAATTTTTCTACAATTTTTTCACAAAATGAGAATATTACGATTGCAACCGGAAACTCAACTACAGGCTCCACACGGATTTTGGGAGTTCCTACTTTGATTGCTGGAGGACCCGCTTAA
- the LOC108060308 gene encoding uncharacterized protein has product MKYTLVFLLALTLVLLMGQKCWAAPSADDLAKFGEMERTIKELTSSILAMSGATPGLNPGVRNGNNVWPEDLQA; this is encoded by the exons ATGAAATACACACTTGTTTTCCTTCTGGCCCTGACCCTGGTCCTTTTGATGGGCCAAAAATGCTGGGCTGCTCCCTCGGCCGATGATTTGGCCAAGTTTGGGGAAATGGAGCGTACCATCAAGGAGCTAACCAGTTCGATCCTGGCCATGAGTGGAGCTACGCcgg GTCTTAATCCTGGCGTtagaaatggaaataatgttTGGCCTGAAGATCTGCAGGCCTAG
- the rumpel gene encoding sodium-coupled monocarboxylate transporter 1: MHVEELRASLQSFGWLDYLVFCLMLAICAVIGIYFCLQLRRESRKQKAHGSGSEEAASSAASYLVGGRQMKIFPITMSLISSFISGITLLGTPTEVYLYGAQYMYIMGSLVLMGFCMYYFFLPVFHELNLISTYKYLEQRYNRSLRLFGSVMFIVASLLWLPIVIYVPAIAFNQATGVNIHIVTPIVCVVCIFYTCIGGLKAVVWTDVIQTLIMFGAMALVLVKGTMDIGGPSVVWQRAQETGRLERPNFSGDLSERYTFYSLVLGGVAHWLKSNAISQNMIQRYLSLPTLRDARIAIWTFIAGVLAFLMICGYTGLLIYATYAQCDPLETKLAQRNDQLLPLLVMETLGAYPGLPGIFVAGVFSAALSSLSTGLNSLSAVVLEDFVKTSRKSPLSEAQTAFVMRSVVVVFGIIFVALVFAVEKLGAVLQLTITLSSVANGPLLGIFTAGVMLPWVNSKGALLGGFSSLLVMAWMCVSAQRDLVTGDLVYKRKPYSTMGCNYTFAGEPREFASLSLDGDISSSPSAPFQLYRISYLYFTLFGALVTIVVALVTSLLLRESDLDGVDTRLLTPFVRRWLERRRHRRSEIPDSGQKGGNKLETKT; encoded by the exons ATGCACGTGGAGGAGCTGAGGGCCAGTCTGCAGAGCTTCGGCTGGCTGGACTACCTTGTCTTCTGCCTGATGCTGGCCATATGCGCCGTAATTGGTATATATTTCTGCCTCCAGCTGAGAAGGGAGTCCCGGAAGCAGAAGGCCCACGGTTCCGGTTCCGAGGAGGCGGCGAGCAGTGCTGCCTCCTATTTGGTGGGCGGCAGGCAGATGAAGATCTTCCCCATCACCATGTCGCTGATATCCAG CTTCATATCTGGCATCACGCTTTTGGGCACTCCCACGGAAGTCTACCTCTATGGGGCCCAGTACATGTACATCATGGGATCGCTGGTCCTGATGGGCTTCTGCATGTACTACTTCTTCCTGCCGGTCTTCCACGAACTCAATTTGATTTCCACCTATAAG TACCTGGAACAGCGGTATAACAGAAGTCTGCGGCTCTTTGGATCCGTCATGTTCATTGTGGCTTCG CTCCTTTGGCTGCCGATTGTGATCTATGTGCCGGCCATCGCCTTTAACCAGGCCACCGGGGTGAACATCCACATAGTGACCCCGATCGTGTGCGTGGTGTGCATCTTCTACACCTGCATCGGGGGTCTGAAGGCGGTGGTTTGGACGGACGTCATTCAGACGCTGATCATGTTCGGTGCGATGGCCCTGGTTTTGGTCAAGGGAACAATGGACATAGGAGGACCTTCGGTCGTGTGGCAGAGGGCGCAGGAAACGGGGCGCCTGGAGAGGCCCAATTTCAGCGGGGACCTGAGCGAGCGGTACACGTTCTACTCCCTGGTTTTGGGCGGTGTAGCCCACTGGCTGAAGTCGAATGCGATCAGCCAGAATATGATACAGCGCTACTTGTCGCTGCCCACGCTGCGGGATGCGAGGATTGCCATCTGGACTTTCATAGCGGGGGTCCTGGCCTTCCTGATGATCTGCGGCTATACGGGTCTGCTGATCTACGCCACCTATGCGCAATGCGATCCCCTGGAGACCAAGTTGGCCCAGCGGAATGATCAGCTTTTGCCGCTTTTGGTGATGGAAACACTGGGCGCATATCCTGGTTTACCCGGTATCTTTGTGGCCGGCGTCTTTAGTGCGGCTCTGTCTTCGCTTTCGACGGGATTGAACTCTTTATCAGCCGTCGTCCTGGAGGACTTTGTGAAGACCTCGCGGAAGAGTCCGCTGAGCGAGGCGCAAACGGCCTTTGTGATGCGCAGTGTGGTCGTGGTATTTGGCATCATATTCGTGGCCCTCGTCTTTGCCGTCGAGAAACTGGGCGCCGTTCTGCAGCTGACCATCACTTTGTCCTCGGTGGCCAATGGACCTCTGCTGGGCATCTTCACCGCCGGCGTCATGCTGCCATGGGTTAATTCGAAAGGAGCTCTGCTGGGAGGATTCAGTTCGCTGCTGGTGATGGCCTGGATGTGCGTGAGTGCCCAGCGGGATCTGGTCACCGGGGATCTGGTCTACAAGCGGAAACCCTACTCCACGATGGGCTGCAACTACACGTTCGCCGGGGAGCCGAGGGAGTTCGCCAGTCTGTCGCTAGATGGCGACATCAG TTCCAGCCCGAGTGCTCCCTTCCAGCTGTACCGCATCTCGTATCTCTACTTCACGCTATTCGGAGCCCTGGTCACCATTGTGGTGGCCCTGGTCACCAGTCTCCTGCTGCGGGAATCGGACTTGGATGGCGTGGACACCCGGCTGCTGACGCCGTTTGTGAGGCGCTGGCTGGAGCGGCGTCGCCATCGCCGATCGGAGATCCCAGATTCTGGCCAAAAGGGCGGCAACAAACTGGAGACGAAAACGTAA
- the LOC108060280 gene encoding hemocytin has translation MRQCTSIYAIIFGLLIALQCLTLGDTAPIGEHPDHAGCIRITIIKRPLTTTTTTTTTTTTTTTTTRAPTTVATG, from the coding sequence ATGAGGCAGTGCACGTCCATATACGCTATAATATTCGGCCTGCTGATTGCCCTGCAGTGCCTGACCCTTGGCGACACGGCGCCCATCGGCGAACATCCGGATCACGCCGGCTGCATACGGATAACGATCATCAAACGACCTTTGACCACCACAACGACGACAACCACGACCACTACGACGACCACAACAACGACCAGAGCCCCAACAACAGTGGCAACTGGTTAG
- the LOC108060305 gene encoding uncharacterized protein has protein sequence MRFYLLFFLALSCCLLQFSVAGVNLVRGLQTAGHHRNSTGSPPPRGAPPPPRTTTASSSG, from the exons ATGCGTTTCTATCTGCTCTTCTTTTTGGCCCTCAGCTGCTGTCTGCTG CAATTCTCCGTGGCTGGAGTTAACTTGGTGCGCGGTCTGCAGACTGCCGGTCATCATCGCAACTCCACGGGTTCGCCACCACCGCGTGGTGCTCCTCCGCCACCTCGCACCACCACCGCCAGCTCTTCGGGATAA